One Pararge aegeria chromosome 1, ilParAegt1.1, whole genome shotgun sequence genomic region harbors:
- the LOC120625243 gene encoding chitin deacetylase 8-like has product MKFVLTVISVVSAFAYVQANLPAAAPCNETLCSLPHCRCSTTNIPGGLAPNNTPQFVLLTFDDGVNVNNIILYRQLLRNRVNSNRCRAAATFFVTHEYTDYTLVNELYNEGHEIALHSISHQVSMEYWRDANVNTMMREIGDQRSQVAHFANIPVNTVHGVRLPFLQMSGNSSFQMMASSGLTYDSSWPTNKYLDPGLWPYTLNFRSTQDCIIPPCPTGSIPGPWVIPMVSWIDLQGLPCAMVDTCYHHPHGADEEGWYRFILQNFERHYNGNRAPFGFYVHEWFVRVNPGLRFALERFLNMINNLNDAFMVNAKEVTDWVQNPVSVNVYRQRSCRNPLRTQCSPNFCGPLRSPIADKNYYMQICTRCPRVYPWVNNPLGL; this is encoded by the exons ATGAAGTTTGTCCTTACTGTGATATCGGTGGTGTCGGCTTTTGCCTACGTCCAGGCAAATTTGCCGGCCGCTGCGCCTTGCAACGAGACATTATGTTCATTACCACACTGCAGATGTTCAACTACAAATATACCCGGAGGGTTAGCACCCAACAATACACCCCAG TTTGTCCTCCTCACTTTCGATGATGGAGTTAACGTAAACAACATTATACTATACCGTCAACTTCTCCGTAACCGGGTCAACTCGAATAGATGCCGTGCTGCAGCTACATTCTTTGTAACGCACGAATACACGGACTACACATTGGTAAACGAACTGTACAATGAAGGTCACGAAATCGCTCTCCACTCAATCTCCCATCAAGTTTCAATGGAGTACTGGAGAGATGCTAACGTCAATACCATGATGAGAGAGATCGGGGATCAAAGAAGTCAAGTGGCTCACTTTGCTAACATTCCCGTTAACACTGTCCATG gtGTCCGCTTGCCATTCCTTCAAATGTCTGGGAATTCCTCATTCCAAATGATGGCGAGCTCCGGTCTTACGTACGATTCTAGTTGGCCTACAAACAAATACCTAGATCCTGGTCTTTGGCCTTATACTCTCAACTTTAGATCAACTCAAGACTGCATAATCCCTCCGTGCCCCACTGGATCCATTCCCGGTCCATGGGTCATTCCCATGGTAAGCTGGATTGATTTGCAAGGATTACCTTGCGCCATGGTTGATACTTGTTACCACCA CCCCCACGGTGCTGATGAAGAGGGCTGGTACCGATTCATCCTACAGAACTTCGAAAGGCACTACAACGGCAACCGTGCACCTTTCGGCTTCTACGTCCACGAATGGTTCGTCCGCGTTAACCCAGGCCTTAGGTTTGCACTGGAGCGCTTTTTGAACATGATTAATAACCTCAACGATGCTTTCATG GTTAATGCTAAAGAAGTTACCGACTGGGTCCAGAACCCAGTCTCAGTGAACGTATACCGCCAGAGATCTTGCAGGAACCCCTTGCGAACGCAGTGCAGTCCCAATTTCTGCGGACCTCTACGTTCTCCTATCGCCGAT AAAAACTACTACATGCAGATTTGCACAAGATGTCCCCGTGTCTACCCATGGGTAAACAACCCCCTCGGACTATAA